Genomic segment of Gigantopelta aegis isolate Gae_Host chromosome 10, Gae_host_genome, whole genome shotgun sequence:
gagaacattggttgagatcgttagcgataccatcagtactttgatacacatttacaagcatagggaCAAGTtctatatatcgatatggtatgcaagtatcacacgtttttatcacgtacatgattatacataacataaagttcagcaacctttccagagtggtagacccatgcaacccgatacgattctaatttgatgtttggtctaacttatgaatattgtatacaacttcaggcccgtagccagcatgatgATTAgtgtggtgtggggggggggggggggggggggggggggggggggggggggggggggggggggggggggggggggggggggggggggggggaggggggggtcgaaatttcatgtaaacGGAACTCGATCATTAAACGCGAGCGCCGAGCcatagcagggcttctagaattttataaaaatccactagccatgggatcagtgattttaaaaatgtactagccatgattaaaaatgtactagccctactttaaataagtacaatagtaataatcagatgtgttacctaaagagggagattgaGCTTAAAAATCCTTAAATTGGGGTAGAAAGAGGGgacaagatattcatatttacaaaatatgtaaatgcagcatttgacaaggtgTTTTTTCCACTACCCGccgggctagttatagtaattatttactagcccaacactgaatatcactagccatgggagtggggctaccataatctagaagctctgcatAGACGGGAGGGGGGTCcccagatttatatatatataaaaccccttgccaaacaatgagatgaatttttttatagaaacttgaagaaaattctcttcttaaccgtttaaggagttttagactattaactactcagttgccccccccccccccccaacaaaaaatcctagctacggccctgctagCAACACATTAGAATGCCTCAAATGACGTGGTGTACACAGGCACTTACATGACATTGTACAAGCATGCGTTaggtatttgtttttatcaaaatacaaaCTTTGATCCTTTGTTATCAAACTATagtttatctttttttaaagatgataaACAGAGATTGATAGTAAACCATGGAGTGTGTTGGCCGGCTGTGTTTGCTTACAGCCGTCTTTCTAGTGTTTTCAGAAAGCGTAAAGGTGAGTGCTGTcattcagttattttatttataaattattattaggcctattaatattgaataataatatagataatgtgtataataaagaaataagaaaaaaggcAGTTTTAAAGTGGCATAAtgtccaaaaatatttattcagttttgtgaaatgtaaatattatacctTCAGTTAGCCTAAATGACCACAAAAATGTACATCTAAATTTcgtttactattatttatatatttataatatcattGTAGATTTCAATAAGAGTGACCGACAGGTTAATGCGTCACGTGTCAATGTGTGAATTTGAACTGTATGTCTATATACTCTTGTAAACCACTGTTTATGCTGAAGGGCAATACATTACAATTTTcatattcttgagttaattatacaaaatgtacaaatattattaatcgTTATACGCCTATGAGACGGGTTGTCCCCATAACCCTGTGCTGAAGCATTCGGGGATTAAAccccagtctcacatacacgaattataTCCCGAATAGGCCCGATTTAAGAATTCTTGGTGATTCTTGGATATACGTATTGGGACCGTAGGGTGTTCTTGGCCTTTCGTCAGTATTCTTGAATGTTCTGGATCGACTCCCGACTGTTTTGAACATATTCAAAACTGTCGGGAGTTATCGTGAATAAAGTTGAAATTGTAACTCAATCTTACGAGTTCTTGAGGGCATTGTGCGTATTCGTAGTATGTTCGTAGACGCAATCGGGATATTCGTGGGGTATTCGTACGTCTGTTGAAGGGTCTTTCTCTGCCTCTGTTTCTCCACGGGTACGCTGGCTCTCCCCTCGTCCCTTACGGCCGGTTGCTGGCTTCTTGAAGAGCGGCATGGTGATATTCCCTGCATGCAGGCAGGACGTCGAGTGAAATTTGGCCTGTTCAGCAGCCTTCATATAGGCGTCTTGTGGCAGTCGTACTGGTTCTTGAGGCAGTCGTACTGATTCGTGTAGCAGTCGTGCGGATTCGTAGGCGAATCGTAGTAATTCTTGACGCGTTCCGCATTGTCATGATTCGTAGCGTATTCGGGAAGGCATCCTAGGGGACACGTAGTAGATCGTCCCGATTCGTAATGAATCGGATTTAAGATCGTAATAGTATCGTATTAGTTCTTGCAGCAGTCGTGAGCATTCGTACGCAGTTCGGGAAAGAAGCCGAATCATGCAAATTTTGCCGCAAAAAATCGGGAGCAATCGGGGCTGCATAGGATCGTgtatattcctggacattctgggtataattcgtgtatgtgagactggggctTAACAGtgacacatatcacagcctttgataacactaaataaatacgaaattttttattatatcatcAACTGCCCTAAAACACAACTTATTACAGTCGAACAACTCTGCTCAGATGTGGACACAGCACGAACTACTCTGCTAACCAGACCCCCTGccacttaataatatttattttaatttaccgaATATCGAAGATCAGACAAAAGACAATAGAATCTGTTACACTACATATACTTTATTAGATAGAgttgtagtttagtttttttgatgTTTgcgattaatattttatgtactttatttttgctggtcaaccagacaatgtttttattattcatatattaacatggaaataaagttattgtatcgtattgtattgtattgatataccagtcatggtacactggctagaaggagaaatagccaGGTGTGGTTAGTTTGGTGTTTCTGAAGGATATTATAAAGTATTATAGTGTATTAGTAGAATTTTGTAAAGTCCCTCTTTGTGACGTAACACCCCTTCCTAGAAACATCATGCGGTCGCCTTTGATCCACAATATGCACTTATTCACACGTAACGgtctggatttagctcagtcagttgagtgctcgcttgaagtgcttgcgtcgcaggatcgaaccacctcggtggatccattcagctgatttttttttctcattccaaccagtgcaccacaactagataaaggccgtggtatgtgctttcttgtctgttagaaagtgcatataaaagatccctttctgcattaggaaaaatgtagcgggtttcctctgatgactacgagtcagaattaccaaatatttgacatccaatagctgatgatatattaatcaatgtgcttcagtggtgtcattaaacaaaacaaatttttattcaCACTTCTTTATCTAGGCACGTTCACCATGCTAACCACTCAACTGTAATGATCCGAAGTTTATCGTAAAAACACCAATCTTCTAATTTTCAGACTATAACGGGATTCACTACAGATTCCTACTCGACATCAGAGTCTACAACTGACCATGTTTTACCAGTCGCGCAAGTTCCGCCaggtataattaaaatattttagtaatataaCCTTAAATTGCCCATACCCTTTCTGAGATCGAAGAATCGTTTTGAGTTTTGAGGCCAAAAGAAGTGCTGTCATGTCCACCCCCACCCGAAACCTCCCTCCAATTTGATCATAAGCATagttaactaaataaaatttacattaattttagcatcattttattttaaaaaaaatagtaaccTCTAAATTAAGAACCaatacaatgttatttatttgttttacaagaACGTAAAGAAATATtactttggtttgtttaatgacaccactagagcacattaatttattaatcatcagatattggataTCAATCATTTGGCAatactgacatatagtcttagagaggaaacccgctatatgtctccattagtagcaagggatcttttacatgcaccactccacagacaggatagcacatacaatggcctttgttataccagtcgtggtgcactggctggaatgagaaatagcccaatgagcccattgACGAGGGTCTATTCTAAACCGACTGCACACCAAGGAGCGAAATATCATTGCGTATTCTTTTGAAAATGTAGGAAACAATGTTTACTTAATACCCAGAaaccacaaaataaacaatttagcTTGATAAGGTAACTCATTATGAATAGACAACCATGCAGATCCAATGCTTCCAAGTCTGATAAAGATAAAGATTTTTGAATTCAAGTAAAACCAACATCTTAAATACTACACCTTCTTTTAATTGCAGGTTCAGTACCACTTACTGCAGGAAGTGGAGTCATCACTTCCCCCGGGTACCCATCACCCTATCCGAACCGCTGGCATTCCAGCTCATTTACATCTCCCAAATATCTGTCTTCGATAAATGTTCCCGAGGGTGTACTGTATGTGGAATTCCGTTTCGTAGATTTTCACATCGAAGCATGCGGAGGAGGAAAGTCAGCGTGCCACTGTGATGGATTAATCATTGAACATCTTGGAAGACGACTCTGTGATAACAACCCACCCGGGCCGGGTGGAATCATCAGATTTGTGTGTAAGATACAGTAtgattgtaataattaatgcttgatgaaggaaggaaatgttttatttaacgacactcaacacattttatttacggttatatggtgtcagacatatggttaaagatcacacagatattgatagaggaaacctgctgtcgccacttcatgggctactcttttcgattagcagcaagggatctgttatatgcaccatcccatagacaggatagcacataccacggcctctgatgtaccagtcgtggtgcaatggctggagcgagaaatagtccactgatggggatcgatccaaaaaccaaccgcgcatcaagcgagagctttaccactgggctacgtctcgcccctaatgCTTGATGAATGCAATCAGTTGTGGTTGGATCTATCGCCAACATacagttaaactttgttttgtttaacaatacctctagagcacattgatcaattaatcatcggctattggatgtcaaacatttggtaattctgacacgtagtcaccagaggaaacctgctacatgtttcttaatgcagaaagagatcttttgtattcaccatccaacagacaggatagcacatatcatcacctttgatatacaagttgtcgtggtgcactggctggaacgagaaatagcccaatgagcccatcaACGAGGGTCGACATAGTTAAATTTAGGGTTTTAATTGGGGTTAGGATCATGGTCAGGGCCAAAATTATGGTTAGTCTTAGAGAGTGGGCTGGACATAAGATTAGGCTTAGCCCATCTCCATATGCCAAGGTACCATTCCGTATAGCATAGTGCATTACGTAAATACTGCATTTCGTAATGAGTTATACTATATGAAACTGTACCTTGGCTTGAGAAGATGGGCTTAGCCATAGAGTTAAGGATAGAGTTAGAACAATTTGTCAGTGATAAATCCAGGTACTACTATTAATAATCTAATTTTGAATAGGGGCCGCTACTGAATTCAGTTGTCCTGTAtacggtaataaataaataaatctaatttgaaaagttaaagggacagactctagtttcagcccgtgaaaattaacactaagtttagttaatctacaaacctgtaacacatttggataaagttacaactgagtgaaacatgagtctgtgattttgaaatggtgaaataccctctaaaaatagactaaaactcgactccataactgttatttctcagacgcacatgcatttttaaaaatatgagaaatgcattttgagatGTTAAatacaccaggatgaccaaaaacactttgaatacaTGTACGGActttgataatctaaacaataaaatgtaagtaaagtatgatttcagtgatcataaacggctctagtagtaaaaaatatgtcttagtgtttaaaaactagggtatgcccctttaaaaCTATCCAATATCTAAACTATACAGTATTTCTGTATTACACCAACATTGTTTTGagggtattacaaacattatttttctgCACAAATAGCAAAATGACCAGACACAAGTCTGCTACATAATGAACTTTCTCCTATATAAAGATAGTGTAACATTAGTGGCAACAATATCACACAGAAGTATATTTATAACTCCATTTCAGTGAGGAAAGAACAACAGTATACACAGCAACacaaaaaagttatattttgttttgtttatcgacaccactagagtaaattgatttattaatcatcggctattggatgttaaacgtttggtaatttcgacatacaaGAAGAAAATGTAACTATGTtgccattttattatttcagtgcCACATGAATTTCGAGGTTACTACAATATTCAGTTCGACTTCTACTCAGACTATAGTGTAGCTGAAAGTGGCTTTTATATGGAATATCGCTTCATTTATGGCTATCCACATAAACCACCATCATTTCAACACAAACCACAATCGTCTTATACACCATGGTGGTATTCAACATACCCATCAACTACTGATGGCAGCACACCTTGGTGGTATCAGAGAACAAGATATCCGTCAACTACTGACAGCAGCACACCTTGGTGGTATCAGAGAACAAGATACCCGCCAACTACTGACAGCAGCACACCTTGGTGGTATCAGAGAACAAGATACCCGCCAACCACTGACAGCAGCACACCTTGGTGGTATCAGAGAACAAGATACCCGCCAACTACTGCCTACAACACACCTTGGTGGTATCAGAGAACAAGATACCCGCCAACCACTGACAGCAGCACACCTTGGTGGTATCAGAGAACAAGATACCCGCCAACTACTGACAGCAGCACACCTTGGTGGTATCAGAGAACAAGATATCCGCCAACTACTGACAGCAGCACGCCTTGGTGGTATCAGAGAACAAGATACCCATCAACTACTGACAGCAGCACACGTTGGTGGTATCAGAGAACAAGTGCAGGCACTACACCTTGGAGGTATTGGAAAACAACATATCCATCAACTACTGCCTACAACACACCTTGGTGGTATCAGAGAACAAGATATCCGTCAACTACTGACAGCAGCACACCTTGGTGGTATCAGAGAACAAGATACCCGCCAACTACTGACAGCAGCACACCTTGGTGGTATCAGAGAACAAGATATCCGCCAACTACTGACAGCAGCACGCCTTGGTGGTATCAGAGAACAAGATACCCATCAACTACTGACAGCAGCACGCGTTGGTGGTATCAGAGAACAAGTGCAGGCACTACACCTTGGAGGTATTGGAAAACAACATATCCATCAACTACTGCCTACAACACACCTTGGTGGTATCAGAGAACAAGATATCCGCCAACTACTGACAGCAGCACACCTTGGTGGTATCAGAGAACAAGATATCCATCAACTACTGACAGCAGCACGCCTTGGTGGTATCAGAGAACAAGATATCCGTCAACTACTGACAGCAGCATGCCTTGGTGGTATCAGAGAACAAGATACCCATCAACTACTGACAGCAGCACACCTTGGTGGTATCAGAGAACAAGATACCCATCAACTACTGACAGCAGCACGCCTTGGTGGTATCAGAGAACAAGATATCCATCAACTACTGACAGCAGCATGCCTTGGTGGTATCAGAGAACAAGTGCAGGCACTACACCTTGGAGGTTTTGGAAAACAACATATCCATCAACTGCTGCCTACAACACACCTTGGTGGTATCAGAGAACAAGATATCCATCAACTGCTGCCTACAACACACCTTGGTGGTATCAGAGAACAACATATCCATCAACTGCTGCCTACAACACACCTTGGTGGCATCATACAAAATATCCACATGGCATGGCTAGCACCACCCCAAGTTGGTATCACAACACAAAATATCAACGCCGGACTACTCCAGCAGCAAAGATGATACCGACTATGAAACTAAAATGCAACAGTCTTTCATGTCCAAACTGTTTGGCTGGACATTATTACAGGTATAATTTATTCACATTAAAAGTTAATGTTATAGGAGCTATGAGCTTTACAGTTTAAATCTGTTATAttgtatactttgtattcccCATAACGAGTAAAACGTGTTAttcttacttttactttcaCTTTTACTTTCACGTACGCACTGCAAAGTATCTTATAAAATATCCACTCTAGAAGTACAAACTTTATCTGAAAAATAAGATTTCATTATGTCACTGTTCAAAAaacttccagccagtgcaccacgactggtatatcaaagactgtggtatgtattatcctgtctgtgggatggtgcatataaaagatcccttgctgctaatcggaaagagcagcccatgaagtggcgacagcgggtttcctctctcaatatctgtgtggtccttaaccatatgtccgacgctatataactgtaaataaaatgtgttgagtgcgttgttaaataaaacatttctttcttttttactgttcaaaaaacaaacaaacaagctaTGTCAGTGTAAAGTAGTGGAGAATGCATGCCAAGGTGTGAatccgaggaaacccgctacattttcttaatgcagcaagggatcttttacatgcactttcccacagacaggggagcacataccacagcctttgaccaaaATGAATGAgca
This window contains:
- the LOC121384446 gene encoding adhesive plaque matrix protein-like encodes the protein MECVGRLCLLTAVFLVFSESVKTITGFTTDSYSTSESTTDHVLPVAQVPPGSVPLTAGSGVITSPGYPSPYPNRWHSSSFTSPKYLSSINVPEGVLYVEFRFVDFHIEACGGGKSACHCDGLIIEHLGRRLCDNNPPGPGGIIRFVLPHEFRGYYNIQFDFYSDYSVAESGFYMEYRFIYGYPHKPPSFQHKPQSSYTPWWYSTYPSTTDGSTPWWYQRTRYPSTTDSSTPWWYQRTRYPPTTDSSTPWWYQRTRYPPTTDSSTPWWYQRTRYPPTTAYNTPWWYQRTRYPPTTDSSTPWWYQRTRYPPTTDSSTPWWYQRTRYPPTTDSSTPWWYQRTRYPSTTDSSTRWWYQRTSAGTTPWRYWKTTYPSTTAYNTPWWYQRTRYPSTTDSSTPWWYQRTRYPPTTDSSTPWWYQRTRYPPTTDSSTPWWYQRTRYPSTTDSSTRWWYQRTSAGTTPWRYWKTTYPSTTAYNTPWWYQRTRYPPTTDSSTPWWYQRTRYPSTTDSSTPWWYQRTRYPSTTDSSMPWWYQRTRYPSTTDSSTPWWYQRTRYPSTTDSSTPWWYQRTRYPSTTDSSMPWWYQRTSAGTTPWRFWKTTYPSTAAYNTPWWYQRTRYPSTAAYNTPWWYQRTTYPSTAAYNTPWWHHTKYPHGMASTTPSWYHNTKYQRRTTPAAKMIPTMKLKCNSLSCPNCLAGHYYSLDSNGCHVCRCKTGISSPTKPGPVSNILYQILLHMNHEVDTLQNNVHDFREETRLLIDQLLHTQLARQSRRDAASNNKKPSS